The nucleotide window CCACGACGACCGCGGTTCGGTCTGGATCGAACTGCATACACGCCCTATCGCCGGATTCGACAAGTGTCTTTGCTCGCCAGCCGGGGCCTTTTTGGCCATAGCGCCCCCGTCTCGGACAATGCGACCCCGTGCCGCCGCCCTCTGTGTGGTTCTCGTCGTTCTCGCCGGCTGCAGCGTCCCCTTCTCCATTGGCGGTGAAGGAACGACCGGTGGTCCGAACGGCTCCGGGACGAACGGGGCTGGCGATGTCGGAGCTACCGCGACCCCCGATGCTCCGGCTCAGAGCCTCCCCGACCCTGCCGACGACGTGCTCGGCTGGGAGGGTGGCTACTGGTACAACGAGTCGATCCCCGTGACGGGGGCCGACGGCCTCAACGCGAGCGAGCAGTCGGCACTCGTCAACCGGACGATGGCGCGCATCGAGCGCGTTCGGGAGCTGGAGTTCGACAGCACCGTGCCGGTCGAGGTCATCTCGCGCGAGGAGTTCCAGGGGCCACCGAACGCGACCGGCGGCGGGGCGCGCTCGCCGGCGTTCCGCACCTTCGACAACGCGAAGTTCGAGGCGCTGTTCCTCATCGGCGAGGAGAACAACTCGCTCGCCGTCCAACAGTCGAACAGCAACCAGAACGTGCTGGGTTACTACAGTCCCCGCAACGACTCGATCGTGGTGGTCTCCGATAGCGCCACCCCGAAACTCGGCCGGTCGACGCTCGCCCACGAACTCGTCCACGCGCTCCAGGACCAGCAGTTCAACCTCTCACAGGGCGCGCCGCCGACCCGTGACGGCTACAACGCCCGCAACGGGCTCGTCGAGGGCGAGGCGAACTACGTCCAGCGGCGCTACGAGCAGCGCTGTGGCGGTCAGTGGCGCTGTCTCGACGTCGGCGGTGCGGGCGGGAGCGGTGGTGGTGGTGGCGACCTCCATCTCGGCGTCTACGCGCTCGAATACTTCCCGTACGCCGACGGACCGGCGTTCGTCGATGCGGTCTACGACCGTAGGGGCTGGCAGGGCGTGAACGATCTCTACGATGAGATTCCCGCAAGCTCGGAGCAGATCATCCACCCCGAGAAGTACGGCAACGACACGCCGACGAACCTCACCGTTCGGGATCGCACCGCGAGCGGCTGGGAGCGGGTGCGCCCGAACGGCCGCCCGGACTACGCCACGCTCGGTCAGTCGGGGCTGTCGGCGATGTTCGGCTACACCATCTACGACGACTACAACCGTTCGTCGGTCGTCCGGCCGGACGAGTTCATCAACTCCGAGGGCCGGAGCGTCAACCGGACAGACCCCTTCGAGTACGGCCTCGCGTACACCGACGGCTGGGACGGCGATCGGATGGCTGTCTACGAGAACGACGGGAAAACGGGCTACGTCTGGAAGCTCGCGTGGGACTCGCCCGAAGAGGCTCGTGAGTTCGTCCGTGGCTACCGCCAACTGCTGAGCCATTGGGGTGGCGAACGTGTTCTCGGCCGACAGGACGTCTGGGAGATCGAACGGTCGAGCTCCTTCACCGACGCCTTCCGGATCTCCCGGCAGGGCGACACCGTAACCATCGTCAATGCCCCGCAACCGTCGGCGCTCGACGCGGTCCACGCGCGCGGGTGACGAATGGTTTTTGTCGATCGACCGAGCACTCTCCCCATGCCGGAGCCGTTCGACATCGTCACCCCCGAGACCATCCGCGAGGGTCGTGCGACCGACGCCTACTTCGAGCGTACCGTCGAGACGCTCGACCACGCCGGGAAGAACCCGCATGTCGTCGCCGAGGTCACCGCCGACCAGTTCCCGACGGGCGAGTTCGAGGTGTTCGCGGGGGTCGCCGATGCCGCCCGCCTGCTCGCCGGTCGATCGATCGACGTCGACGCCCTCGCCGAGGGCCGACTGTTCGACGGCGGCCCGGTCATGTCTATCGAGGGTTCGTATCTCGATTTCGCCCGGCTGGAGACCGCCCTCCTCGGATTTCTCTCGCAGGCATCTGGGATGGCGACGAACGCGCTGCGCGCGCGCCGAACGGTTCCCGATGCGTCGCTGCTGAGCTTCGGCGCGCGCCACGTCCATCCGTCGATCGCGGCCGTCGTCGAGCGCAGCGCGCTGCTCGGCGGGTTCGACGGCTTCTCACACGTGGCCGCGGGCGAACTGCTCGATCGCGAGGCGAGCGGGACGATGCCGCACGCGCTCGTCATCGCCTTCGGCAAAGGCAATCAGGAGGCGGCGTGGACGGCTTTCGACGAGGCCGTCGCCGATTCCGTGCCACGCATCACGCTCTGTGACACCTATTCCGACGAGGTCGACGAGGTGCTGCGCGCGGCCGACGTGCTCGGCGAGAACCTCGACAGCGTACGCATCGACACGACGGGCTCCCGGCGGGGCGACATCCGCCATATCATCCGCGAGGTGCGCTGGGAACTCGACGCGCGCGGCCGCGAGGACGTCGAGGTGTTCGTCAGCGGCGGTCTCGATCCCGACGCGCTCCGTGATCTCCGCGACGTCGCTGCGGGCTTCGGGGTCGGCGGCTACGTCTCGAACGCGGACCCGGTGGATTTCGCGCTCGATATCGTCGCGATCGACGGCGAGCCCGCCGCCAAACGCGGCAAACTCTCCGGAAAGAAGCAGGTCTATCGCACGGACGACGGCGGTCATCACGTCGCGCTCGCCGGCACCGAAAGCGAGGGCGAATCGCTGCTCGAACCGCTGCTCCGCGACGGCGAACTCGTCCGAGAGTTCGATCTCGACGCGGCGACCGACCGCGCCCGTGC belongs to Halococcus qingdaonensis and includes:
- a CDS encoding Hvo_1808 family surface protein, which encodes MRPRAAALCVVLVVLAGCSVPFSIGGEGTTGGPNGSGTNGAGDVGATATPDAPAQSLPDPADDVLGWEGGYWYNESIPVTGADGLNASEQSALVNRTMARIERVRELEFDSTVPVEVISREEFQGPPNATGGGARSPAFRTFDNAKFEALFLIGEENNSLAVQQSNSNQNVLGYYSPRNDSIVVVSDSATPKLGRSTLAHELVHALQDQQFNLSQGAPPTRDGYNARNGLVEGEANYVQRRYEQRCGGQWRCLDVGGAGGSGGGGGDLHLGVYALEYFPYADGPAFVDAVYDRRGWQGVNDLYDEIPASSEQIIHPEKYGNDTPTNLTVRDRTASGWERVRPNGRPDYATLGQSGLSAMFGYTIYDDYNRSSVVRPDEFINSEGRSVNRTDPFEYGLAYTDGWDGDRMAVYENDGKTGYVWKLAWDSPEEAREFVRGYRQLLSHWGGERVLGRQDVWEIERSSSFTDAFRISRQGDTVTIVNAPQPSALDAVHARG
- a CDS encoding nicotinate phosphoribosyltransferase produces the protein MPEPFDIVTPETIREGRATDAYFERTVETLDHAGKNPHVVAEVTADQFPTGEFEVFAGVADAARLLAGRSIDVDALAEGRLFDGGPVMSIEGSYLDFARLETALLGFLSQASGMATNALRARRTVPDASLLSFGARHVHPSIAAVVERSALLGGFDGFSHVAAGELLDREASGTMPHALVIAFGKGNQEAAWTAFDEAVADSVPRITLCDTYSDEVDEVLRAADVLGENLDSVRIDTTGSRRGDIRHIIREVRWELDARGREDVEVFVSGGLDPDALRDLRDVAAGFGVGGYVSNADPVDFALDIVAIDGEPAAKRGKLSGKKQVYRTDDGGHHVALAGTESEGESLLEPLLRDGELVREFDLDAATDRARADAAAVDFL